From Streptomonospora salina, the proteins below share one genomic window:
- a CDS encoding CoA-binding protein, translating to MSAVADEDAIRRVLHEARVWAIVGLGDNPQRPAYSVARFLQERGKRIVPVHPSAATVHGEQGYASLSDVPFEVDVADVFRRSSDAGAVADEALGRPDISTVWFQLGVVDADAAERVGAAGRTMVMDRCPAIEWPRLLG from the coding sequence ATGAGCGCAGTCGCCGACGAGGACGCGATCCGCCGCGTGCTGCACGAGGCCCGGGTGTGGGCGATCGTCGGTCTCGGCGACAACCCGCAGCGGCCGGCCTACAGCGTTGCCCGCTTCCTGCAGGAGCGCGGAAAGCGGATCGTGCCCGTGCACCCCTCCGCCGCCACGGTGCACGGCGAGCAGGGATACGCGTCGCTCTCCGACGTCCCCTTCGAGGTCGATGTCGCCGACGTCTTCCGCCGGTCCTCCGACGCCGGTGCGGTCGCCGACGAGGCTCTGGGACGCCCCGACATCTCCACGGTGTGGTTCCAGCTGGGTGTGGTCGACGCGGACGCCGCCGAACGGGTCGGCGCGGCCGGGCGCACCATGGTGATGGACCGGTGCCCGGCGATCGAGTGGCCGCGGCTGCTGGGATGA
- the purE gene encoding 5-(carboxyamino)imidazole ribonucleotide mutase, with amino-acid sequence MSEDAPAVGIVMGSDSDWPVMEEAAKALEVFGIGYEADVVSAHRMPNRMISYGSEAAERGLKAVIAGAGGAAHLPGMLAAVTPLPVIGVPVPLRHLDGMDSLLSIVQMPAGVPVATVAVGAARNAGLLAVRMLAAHDPDLRARMSEFQDELCSQAEEKGARLRRQVAAGTASTGFGAGD; translated from the coding sequence GTGAGCGAGGACGCCCCTGCCGTCGGCATCGTGATGGGCAGCGATTCCGACTGGCCGGTCATGGAGGAGGCGGCCAAGGCGCTGGAGGTGTTCGGCATCGGTTACGAGGCCGACGTCGTCTCCGCCCACCGCATGCCCAACCGGATGATCTCCTACGGTTCCGAGGCGGCCGAGCGCGGCCTCAAGGCGGTCATCGCCGGCGCCGGAGGCGCCGCCCACCTGCCGGGCATGCTGGCGGCCGTCACGCCGCTGCCCGTGATCGGCGTGCCCGTGCCGTTGCGCCACCTGGACGGGATGGACTCGCTGCTGTCGATCGTGCAGATGCCCGCGGGGGTGCCGGTGGCGACGGTCGCGGTCGGCGCCGCCCGCAACGCCGGGCTGCTGGCGGTGCGCATGCTCGCCGCCCACGACCCCGACTTGCGCGCGCGCATGAGCGAGTTCCAGGACGAGTTGTGCAGCCAGGCCGAGGAGAAGGGCGCGCGGCTGCGCCGCCAGGTCGCGGCCGGTACGGCCTCGACCGGCTTCGGCGCCGGGGACTGA
- a CDS encoding ABC transporter permease, with the protein MASRLLALWHSRRIVGLLVRRDLKVRYQGSVLGYAWSMLEPLAMAGIYFFVFGLVFDTDRGVPGGGDAPGGYLLFLISGLLPWLWFSQSLNRAPNAILSHSRLITTLRVPREVFPVQEAAAKFVDYLLTWPVLLAFVAVLGGRTSAQGLMVWLPLAVTAQLVLTVGTTLLLATVNVLVRDVERIVRILNRVLFYASAIIIPSGLVLDSGRFPAWFTTLFQLNPLLGIFKMHHAVWYPADAPGALALTASVAGPVLVLAAGCATFRRLEAPVLKEL; encoded by the coding sequence GTGGCGTCGCGGTTGCTGGCCCTCTGGCACAGCCGGCGGATCGTCGGCCTGCTCGTGCGGCGGGACCTGAAGGTCCGGTACCAGGGGTCCGTTCTGGGCTACGCCTGGTCGATGCTGGAGCCCCTGGCGATGGCGGGGATCTACTTCTTCGTCTTCGGCCTCGTCTTCGACACCGACCGCGGCGTTCCCGGCGGCGGCGACGCGCCCGGCGGCTACCTGCTGTTCCTGATCTCGGGGCTGCTGCCGTGGCTGTGGTTCTCCCAGTCGCTGAACCGGGCGCCCAACGCGATCCTCAGCCACAGCAGGCTGATCACCACGCTGCGCGTCCCCCGGGAGGTCTTCCCGGTGCAGGAGGCCGCCGCCAAGTTCGTCGACTACCTGCTGACCTGGCCGGTGCTGCTGGCCTTCGTCGCCGTGCTGGGCGGGCGCACCAGCGCCCAGGGGCTCATGGTGTGGCTGCCGCTGGCGGTCACCGCGCAGCTGGTGCTCACCGTGGGGACGACCCTGCTGCTGGCGACGGTGAACGTGCTCGTGCGCGACGTCGAACGGATCGTGCGCATCCTCAACCGGGTGCTGTTCTACGCATCGGCCATCATCATCCCCTCGGGGCTGGTGCTGGATTCCGGCCGCTTCCCCGCCTGGTTCACGACACTGTTCCAGCTCAACCCGCTGTTGGGGATCTTCAAGATGCATCACGCCGTCTGGTACCCGGCCGACGCCCCCGGGGCCCTGGCCCTGACGGCGAGCGTCGCGGGACCGGTCCTGGTCCTGGCCGCCGGCTGTGCGACGTTCCGGCGCCTGGAGGCGCCGGTACTGAAGGAGCTGTGA
- a CDS encoding MBL fold metallo-hydrolase — translation MAEAQGPVDHVVTSGTFRLDGGEWEVDNNVWIVGNESAAIVIDAAHDAERIARALGERELMAVVCTHAHNDHINAAAELADFGDAPILLHPDDAELWEMVYPGREPDAQLLHGEWLQAGDVELEVLHTPGHSPGAVCLHAPGIGTVFTGDTLFRGGPGATGRSFSDYPTIVDSIRTRLLPLAPETAVLTGHGDSTTIGAEAANLQE, via the coding sequence ATGGCCGAGGCACAGGGGCCCGTCGACCACGTCGTCACCTCCGGCACATTCCGCCTCGACGGCGGCGAATGGGAGGTCGACAACAACGTCTGGATCGTCGGCAACGAGAGCGCGGCGATCGTGATCGACGCGGCACACGACGCCGAGCGGATCGCCCGGGCTCTGGGCGAGCGCGAGCTCATGGCGGTCGTGTGCACGCACGCCCACAACGACCACATCAACGCCGCGGCCGAACTCGCCGACTTCGGCGACGCGCCGATCCTGCTGCATCCCGACGACGCGGAACTGTGGGAGATGGTCTACCCCGGCCGCGAACCCGACGCGCAGCTACTGCACGGCGAGTGGCTCCAGGCCGGCGACGTCGAGCTGGAGGTGCTGCACACCCCGGGCCACAGTCCGGGCGCGGTGTGCCTGCACGCGCCGGGGATCGGCACCGTCTTCACCGGCGACACCCTGTTCCGGGGCGGCCCGGGCGCGACGGGGCGGTCGTTCTCCGACTACCCCACCATCGTCGACTCGATCCGCACGCGCCTGCTGCCGCTGGCTCCCGAGACCGCGGTGCTCACCGGTCACGGCGACTCCACCACGATCGGCGCCGAGGCCGCGAACCTGCAGGAGTGA
- a CDS encoding IspD/TarI family cytidylyltransferase, with amino-acid sequence MPQDSATPARPQAGTRPQAGARAHVTAAVLAGGVGARMGGGSPKQLLPLAGRPVLEHALAAFCAAPEVDDVIVLMVPEHLDEAREIADRTCPDRVSAVLPGGADRTATSAAALRALEHRGDDDLVLLHDAARPLVTPEVIGRCVGALAEADAVGVAVPAGDTVVEIAPDSGGAEVLRNVPPRASLRRMQTPQGFRLGVVREAYRRALAAPGLAATDDCGVVLDYLPDAQVRIVPGDESNIKVTNPGDVEIAETLMRVRGGPVAGPPRDGERHQEARG; translated from the coding sequence ATGCCGCAGGACTCCGCCACGCCCGCGCGTCCCCAGGCGGGCACGCGTCCCCAGGCGGGCGCGCGCGCCCACGTCACGGCGGCGGTGCTGGCCGGCGGCGTCGGCGCCCGCATGGGCGGGGGCTCCCCCAAGCAGCTGCTGCCGCTGGCCGGGCGCCCCGTTCTGGAGCACGCCCTGGCCGCATTCTGCGCCGCACCCGAGGTCGACGACGTCATCGTGCTGATGGTGCCCGAGCACCTGGACGAGGCCCGGGAGATCGCCGACCGGACGTGTCCGGACCGCGTCTCGGCCGTCCTGCCGGGCGGGGCGGACCGCACCGCGACGTCGGCGGCGGCGCTGCGCGCGCTGGAGCACCGCGGCGACGACGACCTGGTCCTCCTGCACGACGCCGCCCGCCCGCTGGTGACCCCGGAGGTCATCGGCCGGTGCGTGGGCGCGCTGGCCGAGGCCGACGCGGTAGGCGTGGCCGTGCCCGCCGGCGACACGGTCGTGGAGATCGCTCCGGACTCCGGCGGCGCCGAGGTGCTGCGCAACGTCCCGCCCCGGGCCTCGCTGCGCCGCATGCAGACCCCGCAGGGGTTCCGGCTGGGAGTGGTGCGCGAGGCCTACCGCCGGGCGCTGGCCGCCCCCGGGCTGGCGGCCACCGACGACTGCGGCGTGGTGCTGGACTACCTGCCCGACGCGCAGGTGCGCATCGTGCCCGGCGACGAGTCCAACATCAAAGTCACCAATCCCGGCGACGTCGAGATCGCCGAGACCCTGATGCGGGTGCGCGGCGGCCCGGTCGCCGGCCCGCCCCGGGACGGGGAGCGGCACCAGGAGGCCCGCGGGTGA
- a CDS encoding glycerophosphodiester phosphodiesterase yields the protein MTVFSAPEVIGHRGAGRSSASDYRENSAESYLAAVGSGAQWVEIDVRRTADDALVVHHDEALPDGRTIADLPARECRDAGLLRLDEAFAAIPVCAGVDVDVKSVMEDAVDPPRRRTAGLLLPALRREAERRRAAAGREHVFVCSFDPAVLLAVREGAPEIPLAWMPFVRNPVDQAVAGAAGLGCGLVAVDARSFGLTGEPERPGRRDVAYTVGVAHRAGLDVVTWCPGPVDAARFADAGVDAVVVDDVPGVAAALKARRQKR from the coding sequence GTGACGGTGTTCAGCGCGCCCGAGGTCATCGGGCACCGCGGCGCGGGGCGCTCGTCGGCGTCGGACTACCGGGAGAACTCCGCGGAGTCGTACCTGGCCGCGGTCGGCTCCGGTGCGCAGTGGGTCGAGATCGACGTACGGCGCACCGCCGACGACGCGCTGGTGGTCCACCACGACGAGGCGCTGCCGGACGGCCGGACGATCGCCGACCTCCCGGCGCGGGAGTGCCGCGATGCGGGGCTGCTGCGGCTGGACGAGGCGTTCGCGGCCATCCCCGTGTGCGCGGGGGTGGACGTCGACGTCAAGTCGGTGATGGAGGACGCGGTCGACCCGCCGCGGCGGCGCACCGCCGGGCTGCTGCTGCCCGCGCTGCGCCGCGAGGCCGAGCGCCGCCGCGCCGCCGCCGGCCGCGAGCACGTGTTCGTCTGCTCATTCGATCCTGCCGTTCTGCTGGCGGTGCGGGAGGGGGCTCCGGAGATTCCGCTGGCGTGGATGCCGTTCGTGCGCAATCCCGTGGACCAGGCTGTGGCGGGGGCGGCGGGGCTCGGTTGCGGCCTGGTGGCGGTCGACGCCCGGTCCTTCGGCCTCACCGGCGAGCCCGAGCGTCCCGGCCGCCGCGACGTCGCCTACACGGTCGGTGTCGCCCACCGCGCGGGCCTGGACGTGGTCACCTGGTGCCCCGGCCCCGTCGACGCCGCCCGGTTCGCCGACGCGGGCGTGGACGCGGTCGTCGTCGACGACGTCCCGGGCGTGGCGGCCGCGTTGAAGGCCAGGCGGCAGAAGCGGTGA
- a CDS encoding UDP-glucose dehydrogenase family protein produces MVAESRSRISVIGTGYLGATHAACMAELGFEVLGLDLDRSKIDSLSAGRAPFYEPGLEEVLQRNLANGRLRFTSDYDEAAAFADVHFLCVGTPQRDDSDAADLSFVEAAVDSLAARLTGPAIIIGKSTVPVGTAGRLTKRIAECAPPGAEVHLGWSPEFLREGFGVEDTLRPNRIVIGTDSPAVESAMRELCAPQIEQGIPFLVTDLPTAELVKVSANAFLATKISFINAMAEVSEAAGADVMKLAEALSHDDRIGGKFLGPGLGFGGGCLPKDIRAFMARADELGVEPALSFLREVDAINQRRRARTVDIARGLIGGSFAGRTVGVLGAAFKPNSDDIRDSPALHVATAIAELGGVVTVYDPEALDRAKQEFPDLRYAHTMLEAVRDAEVVLLLTEWAEFRDADPDELAKVAAQPRIVDGRNALDPQHWRDCGWTYRALGRP; encoded by the coding sequence TTGGTCGCAGAATCGCGCAGCAGGATCTCCGTCATCGGCACCGGCTACCTGGGTGCCACGCATGCCGCCTGCATGGCCGAGCTCGGTTTCGAAGTGCTGGGCCTGGATCTCGACCGGTCCAAGATCGACAGCCTCTCCGCCGGACGGGCGCCGTTCTACGAACCGGGCCTGGAGGAGGTCCTCCAGCGCAACCTCGCCAACGGCCGGCTGCGCTTCACCTCCGACTACGACGAAGCCGCCGCCTTCGCCGACGTCCACTTCCTGTGCGTGGGCACCCCGCAGCGCGACGATTCCGACGCCGCCGACCTCTCGTTCGTCGAAGCCGCCGTCGACTCCCTGGCCGCCCGGCTGACGGGCCCGGCGATCATCATCGGCAAGTCGACGGTGCCGGTGGGGACCGCCGGGCGGCTGACGAAGCGCATCGCGGAGTGCGCACCCCCGGGTGCGGAGGTGCACCTGGGATGGAGCCCGGAGTTCCTGCGGGAGGGGTTCGGCGTGGAGGACACGCTGCGGCCCAACCGCATCGTCATCGGCACCGACTCCCCCGCCGTCGAGTCCGCCATGCGCGAGCTGTGCGCACCGCAGATCGAGCAGGGCATCCCCTTCCTGGTCACCGACCTGCCGACGGCCGAGCTGGTCAAGGTGTCGGCCAACGCGTTCCTCGCCACCAAGATCTCCTTCATCAACGCCATGGCCGAAGTGTCCGAGGCCGCCGGAGCCGACGTCATGAAGCTGGCGGAGGCGCTGAGCCACGACGACCGCATCGGCGGCAAGTTCCTGGGACCCGGACTCGGGTTCGGCGGCGGGTGCCTGCCCAAGGACATCCGGGCCTTCATGGCCCGCGCCGACGAGCTGGGCGTGGAGCCGGCGCTGTCCTTTCTGCGCGAGGTGGACGCCATCAACCAGCGGCGGCGGGCGCGCACCGTCGACATCGCCCGCGGGCTCATCGGCGGCAGCTTCGCCGGGCGCACCGTGGGCGTGCTCGGCGCGGCGTTCAAACCCAACTCCGACGACATCCGCGATTCGCCGGCGCTGCACGTGGCCACCGCGATCGCCGAGCTGGGCGGTGTCGTGACCGTGTACGACCCCGAGGCGCTGGACCGCGCCAAGCAGGAGTTCCCCGACTTGCGCTACGCGCACACGATGCTGGAGGCCGTGCGCGACGCCGAGGTCGTACTGCTGCTGACGGAGTGGGCGGAGTTCCGCGACGCCGACCCCGACGAGCTGGCCAAGGTGGCGGCCCAGCCGCGGATCGTGGACGGCCGCAACGCGCTGGACCCGCAGCACTGGCGCGACTGCGGATGGACCTACCGGGCGCTGGGCCGGCCCTGA
- a CDS encoding LCP family protein produces the protein MRSAPTPPDPRRGFTPPSGPVRRKRAALLTAGALSVLVLLASGTAWSLTGWVSGQLDRFDVFGGLADGDRPEEGAQGALNFLVIGSDTREGMERDRQNELGVGRAEGKRSDTMMLVHLDDDRDHVTVVGIPRDSWVDIPGRGENKINAAYSLGGPSLAVRTVESATRVRIDHYIEVDFTGFVDMVDGLGGIEVCLPAPIEDEKAHLDMAAGTHRVDGTEALAFARTRATAGGDLDRIDRQQQVLSAMLETAASTDTLSNPQRFGDFVDRALNSVTVDESLDTGAINALTGQLRGIGLGDVTFTTVPVERTDFWTPHGDVAVTWDRRQASDMFARINADKPLGGGDGGDASASAGRSGTSPDPGDIHLQVFNGTGITGLGAEADRAFGDAGFRVPSAARNWSSTEVPETVLRYGPGNKEEAAVVAEAVPGSSLEKDEELGERIQVVIGFNYREVQPPEPEQAETQQAASTSSQRSGGGTGSGPATAREKVCEG, from the coding sequence ATGCGTTCCGCTCCCACACCTCCCGATCCCCGGCGCGGCTTCACCCCTCCCAGCGGCCCCGTCCGGCGAAAACGCGCGGCGCTGCTGACGGCCGGGGCGCTGTCGGTTCTGGTCCTGCTGGCGTCGGGCACCGCGTGGTCGCTCACCGGCTGGGTATCCGGGCAGCTCGACCGCTTCGACGTCTTCGGCGGGCTGGCCGACGGCGACCGCCCCGAGGAGGGCGCCCAGGGGGCACTGAACTTCCTGGTCATCGGTTCGGACACACGCGAGGGCATGGAGCGGGACCGGCAGAACGAGCTGGGCGTGGGACGGGCCGAGGGCAAGCGCTCGGACACCATGATGCTCGTGCACCTCGACGACGACCGCGACCACGTCACCGTCGTGGGTATTCCGCGCGACTCCTGGGTCGACATCCCCGGACGCGGCGAGAACAAGATCAACGCCGCCTACTCGCTGGGCGGGCCGTCTCTGGCGGTGCGCACCGTCGAGTCGGCCACCCGTGTGCGCATCGACCACTACATCGAAGTCGACTTCACCGGGTTCGTGGACATGGTCGACGGCCTCGGCGGTATCGAGGTCTGCTTGCCCGCGCCCATCGAAGACGAGAAAGCCCACCTGGACATGGCGGCGGGCACGCACCGGGTCGACGGTACGGAGGCGCTGGCCTTCGCCCGCACCCGCGCCACCGCCGGCGGCGACCTCGACCGGATCGACCGCCAGCAGCAGGTCCTGTCGGCCATGCTGGAGACCGCGGCGAGCACCGACACCCTGTCGAACCCGCAGCGCTTCGGCGACTTCGTCGACCGGGCGCTGAACTCGGTCACCGTGGACGAGAGCCTGGACACCGGCGCCATCAACGCGTTGACCGGCCAGCTGCGCGGCATCGGGCTGGGCGACGTCACCTTCACCACGGTGCCCGTCGAGCGGACCGATTTCTGGACTCCGCACGGCGACGTCGCGGTGACCTGGGACCGCCGGCAGGCCTCGGACATGTTCGCCCGGATCAACGCCGACAAGCCGCTCGGCGGCGGCGACGGCGGGGACGCGTCGGCGTCCGCGGGGAGGTCCGGCACGTCTCCCGACCCCGGGGACATCCACCTGCAAGTGTTCAACGGTACCGGTATCACCGGGCTCGGCGCCGAAGCCGACCGGGCCTTCGGCGACGCCGGCTTCCGGGTGCCTTCGGCCGCGCGCAACTGGTCCAGCACCGAGGTGCCCGAGACCGTGCTGCGCTACGGCCCGGGCAACAAGGAGGAGGCCGCCGTGGTGGCCGAGGCGGTCCCGGGCTCGTCCCTGGAGAAGGACGAGGAGCTCGGCGAGCGGATCCAGGTCGTGATCGGGTTCAACTACCGCGAGGTGCAGCCGCCCGAGCCGGAACAGGCCGAGACGCAGCAGGCCGCGTCCACGTCGTCCCAGCGGTCCGGCGGCGGGACCGGCTCCGGGCCCGCCACCGCCCGGGAGAAGGTCTGCGAAGGGTGA
- a CDS encoding ABC transporter ATP-binding protein, with product MGDPVIEAEGLGIRFRADRGRRRSLRDLVLGVRRAPGTDGFWPVRDVSFRIRRGECVGIVGKNGTGKSTLLKLIAGVLIPDEGRAGARGRVAPLLELRAGFNGRLTGRENIYLVGSLHGMARREIDARFDAIVDFAGLRESDIDTPVRHYSSGMKVRLGFALVAQLDHPVLLVDEVLAVGDREFREKCYRTIERMLAQDRTMVLVSHSEDDLRRFCTRGLYLKDGGLALDAGIDAVLEAYRRDRAAEEPEAPESGAPDTAREGT from the coding sequence ATGGGCGATCCCGTCATCGAGGCCGAGGGCCTCGGCATCCGGTTCCGCGCCGACCGCGGGCGCCGGCGCAGCCTGCGCGACCTGGTGCTCGGCGTCCGGCGCGCCCCGGGCACCGACGGCTTCTGGCCGGTGCGCGACGTCTCCTTCCGGATCCGCCGGGGCGAGTGCGTGGGCATCGTCGGCAAGAACGGGACCGGGAAGTCCACGCTGCTCAAGCTGATCGCCGGCGTGCTCATCCCCGACGAAGGCAGGGCCGGGGCCCGCGGCCGGGTCGCTCCGCTGCTGGAGCTGCGGGCGGGGTTCAACGGGCGGCTCACCGGCCGCGAGAACATCTACCTGGTCGGTTCCCTGCACGGGATGGCCCGACGGGAGATCGACGCCCGCTTCGACGCGATCGTGGACTTCGCCGGCCTGCGCGAAAGCGACATCGACACGCCGGTGCGGCACTACTCCAGCGGAATGAAGGTCCGGCTCGGTTTCGCGCTGGTCGCCCAGTTGGACCACCCGGTGCTGTTGGTCGACGAGGTGCTGGCCGTGGGCGACCGGGAGTTCCGGGAGAAGTGCTACCGCACCATCGAGCGGATGCTGGCTCAGGACCGGACGATGGTGCTGGTCTCGCACAGCGAGGACGACCTGCGGCGCTTTTGCACCCGCGGGCTGTACCTCAAGGACGGCGGTCTGGCGCTGGACGCCGGGATCGACGCCGTGCTGGAGGCCTACCGCCGCGACCGCGCCGCCGAAGAACCGGAGGCACCGGAGAGCGGCGCGCCGGACACGGCCCGGGAAGGCACGTGA
- a CDS encoding glycosyltransferase family 2 protein encodes MTWPAVSVVMPVLNEERHLASAVSHVLAQDYPGELEIVLAVGPSTDRTREVAAEIAAADGRVKVVDNPTGRTPAGLNAAIDASSHGIVARIDGHSMMPSDYLAVAVGTIGETGADNVGGIMAAEGETPWEKAVAAAMTSRVGVGNARFHTGGSGGPADTVYLGVFRRSALERVGGYDVAFLRAQDWEMNHRIRTTGGTVWFEPRMRVSYRPRPGVRALAKQYFNYGRWRRVVSRQHKGTINLRYLAAPTAVCAIALGLAGGFAFWPAWLVPGSYAAAITAASLPLGRGLSAKARLSIPAALATMHMAWGVGFLTSPPGLGADSRVARANREQHA; translated from the coding sequence GTGACCTGGCCGGCCGTATCCGTCGTCATGCCCGTGCTCAACGAGGAGCGCCACCTGGCGTCCGCTGTTAGCCACGTCCTCGCCCAGGACTACCCGGGCGAGCTCGAGATCGTGCTGGCGGTGGGCCCCTCCACCGACCGCACCCGCGAGGTCGCCGCCGAGATCGCCGCCGCGGACGGGCGGGTGAAGGTCGTGGACAACCCCACCGGCCGCACGCCGGCGGGTCTCAACGCAGCGATCGACGCGTCCTCCCACGGAATCGTCGCGCGCATCGACGGGCACTCGATGATGCCCTCCGACTACCTCGCCGTGGCCGTAGGCACCATCGGGGAGACCGGTGCCGACAACGTCGGCGGCATCATGGCCGCCGAGGGCGAGACCCCGTGGGAGAAGGCGGTGGCCGCCGCCATGACCTCCCGGGTCGGAGTCGGCAACGCCCGCTTCCACACCGGCGGCTCGGGCGGCCCCGCCGACACCGTGTACCTGGGCGTCTTCCGCCGCTCGGCTCTGGAGCGCGTGGGCGGCTACGACGTGGCGTTCCTGCGCGCCCAGGACTGGGAGATGAACCACCGCATCCGCACCACCGGAGGCACGGTCTGGTTCGAGCCGCGGATGCGGGTCTCCTACCGGCCCCGGCCCGGCGTGCGCGCGCTGGCCAAGCAGTACTTCAACTACGGGCGCTGGCGCCGCGTGGTGTCCCGACAGCACAAGGGCACCATCAACCTGCGCTACCTGGCGGCGCCGACCGCCGTCTGCGCGATCGCGCTGGGGCTGGCGGGCGGCTTCGCGTTCTGGCCCGCCTGGCTCGTGCCCGGCAGCTACGCCGCGGCGATCACCGCCGCCTCGCTCCCGCTCGGCCGAGGGCTTTCCGCCAAGGCGCGCCTGAGCATCCCGGCCGCGCTGGCCACCATGCACATGGCCTGGGGGGTGGGCTTCCTCACCAGCCCGCCCGGCCTCGGCGCCGACTCCCGCGTCGCCCGCGCGAACCGTGAGCAGCACGCCTGA